The nucleotide sequence GCGTCTGAACGCCCCCGAAGGCCTCAACTCCCAGAAAGCTGCCTGCCAGGTCACAAGAGCCCTGTGAGGTCTTCCTATCGCCGGGACACTGGGAGGCAGGCGCGGGGCGGGCCCGCCGGGCGACGCGCTGTGATTGGGCGCCGTGGGGCCCGCCCCCTCATCTCGGAGCGtcgggagggggcggggccagcCGCCCGCTCGGCTCAGGGGCTGCGGGCGCCTATTGACCCAGCGGCCGCTGCGCCGCCGCTGTCTCCTCCTGCTCGTGGCGGGCGGTGCTGGAGCGCCAAGTGGCGCTGGAGAACCGGCGCTTCTTTTCGCCGCTTCCGCCGCCATCTCCGCGTTTGTGGGGCGGGAAAGAGGGAGGGGGCTAGCGGCTGCAGCTGGAGCGGGCTTCTCTCCGGGGACGGTCCTTTCCTCCctgctctccttttccttctttccgcGTTGCCGCCGCCCGCCCCCTGCGCCTCCCCGCGGAGCCTGGGTCTGGGAGGGGGAAGGTAGGGGCGGCAGGGGGCGGGAGAGGCTGGCGAGCGGACGCTAGCGTTGAGGAAACTCATCAATCCGTGAGCCCCGGAGTCCGGGGTGCACATCGGCCCAGCCGCCGcgtcggcggcggcggcggcagcagcacgAAGGGGCTCAGTCGGGGTAGGCGGGGGCGGTGCCGGTGCCGGTGCCGCGGGGGCGGGCCCGACCGTCCCGCCCAGAAGTTGTAGGGCTTGGCTCCTCGCGATCTTGTTCCTTTCCCCTCCGCTTCTCTGACCTAGCTGCGCGGCCCCGGCCCGGGAGCTGCCGAACCCGCGCCTCCCCTGGGTGAGGAGGACACGCCTGCCCTCGTCGAGAAAACTTTTCCTGCCGACTCAGTTGGGGCGGCGGTGGCAGGAAGTGCGGGCAGCGACCTCTCCTCCGCCTGCCCCGCGCGCCCTGCCGGAGGTCGGCGCTGAGCTTGCGATCAAGTTTGTGGGGGCCCCCCTTCCCAGTTGCCGGCGAGTCTCGCCTCGAGAGGGGCGCCCGACCCCGGAGAGGGCGGCAGGCCAGGGCGAAGGCCAAGGGCGTGTGGTGGCGCCGGAGACTAGGTGCGGAGCAAGGCGGGGACTCGCATCCGCATCCGAGAGCGCGGAGGTCGCGCAGCCCGGGAGAAGGGAGCCTCCGGCGGCTGCTTCCTAGAGTCCACAGTGCGCTGTCTCCTTTGGCTGAGGACAGTGTCCTGGCCCCGAGTCTATCGAGGAAAATGAAGTTAAGCCGCCAGTTCACCGTGTTCGGCAGTGCGAT is from Pan troglodytes isolate AG18354 chromosome 4, NHGRI_mPanTro3-v2.0_pri, whole genome shotgun sequence and encodes:
- the LOC112209188 gene encoding uncharacterized protein LOC112209188, giving the protein MCTPDSGAHGLMSFLNASVRSPASPAPCRPYLPPPRPRLRGEAQGAGGGNAERRKRRAGRKGPSPERSPLQLQPLAPSLFPAPQTRRWRRKRRKEAPVLQRHLALQHRPPRAGGDSGGAAAAGSIGARSP